A stretch of the Filimonas lacunae genome encodes the following:
- the pth gene encoding aminoacyl-tRNA hydrolase, translating into MSKYLIVGLGNIGAEYAHTRHNIGFDVVDAFVQKHGGSFKIDRLAEIAEIRWKGRIFVCIKPTTYMNLSGKSFKYWMDKEKIAVENTLTIVDDLALPLSKIRVRPSGSDAGHNGLKDIQAVLGSDKYPKLRFGIGNNYPKGMQVEFVLGKWFPEETSVIQKKITACVEVIEQMATIGLEKTMNLANNLNFE; encoded by the coding sequence ATGAGCAAATACCTTATTGTAGGGTTGGGAAATATTGGAGCTGAATATGCACACACAAGACACAATATCGGTTTTGATGTAGTGGATGCTTTTGTGCAAAAACATGGCGGTTCTTTTAAGATTGATCGACTGGCTGAAATAGCAGAAATTAGATGGAAGGGCAGAATATTTGTGTGTATTAAACCTACCACCTATATGAATTTGAGTGGTAAGTCATTCAAATATTGGATGGATAAAGAGAAAATTGCAGTTGAGAACACATTAACCATAGTGGACGATCTCGCCTTACCACTTAGTAAAATAAGGGTACGACCCAGTGGCAGCGATGCGGGTCATAATGGATTAAAAGATATACAGGCTGTTTTAGGTTCTGATAAATATCCTAAGCTACGTTTCGGCATAGGGAATAATTACCCCAAGGGAATGCAGGTGGAGTTTGTGCTTGGTAAATGGTTTCCGGAGGAGACTTCTGTTATCCAAAAAAAGATCACTGCCTGCGTGGAAGTAATAGAACAAATGGCTACCATTGGACTGGAAAAAACAATGAACCTGGCGAATAATTTAAACTTTGAATAA
- a CDS encoding fumarylacetoacetate hydrolase family protein codes for MKIFCVGRNYAEHAQELKNDIPEEPVIFLKPKSALLQPHTPFYYPEFSNELHYEAELVLRVSKNGKYIQERYASRYYDAITVGIDFTARDVQRELKKKGLPWEKAKAWDNSAVVGKWIPAVPDVFKGPINFSLTLNGEIVQRGKSGDMIFSFDKIVSHISQYFSLNIGDIIFTGTPAGVGECVVGDVLEGFFEKERMFELEVK; via the coding sequence ATGAAAATCTTTTGTGTAGGAAGAAATTATGCTGAACATGCTCAGGAGCTAAAAAATGATATACCAGAAGAACCTGTCATTTTTTTAAAGCCTAAAAGCGCGTTACTTCAGCCACATACACCCTTCTATTATCCCGAATTTTCCAATGAATTACACTATGAAGCAGAACTGGTATTGAGAGTTTCAAAAAATGGAAAATATATTCAGGAAAGATACGCCTCACGCTACTATGACGCGATTACAGTTGGTATAGATTTTACAGCAAGGGATGTACAGCGGGAATTAAAAAAGAAAGGGCTGCCCTGGGAAAAAGCCAAAGCCTGGGATAATTCCGCTGTAGTTGGTAAATGGATTCCGGCAGTGCCTGATGTGTTTAAGGGACCTATTAATTTTTCCCTGACTTTAAATGGTGAAATTGTGCAGAGGGGAAAGAGCGGGGATATGATTTTTTCATTCGATAAAATAGTTTCACATATATCACAGTATTTTTCGCTGAACATTGGAGACATTATCTTTACAGGCACGCCTGCAGGGGTGGGAGAATGTGTAGTAGGAGATGTGCTGGAAGGTTTTTTCGAAAAGGAAAGAATGTTTGAACTGGAAGTTAAATAA
- a CDS encoding sensor histidine kinase, with protein MNIVLAIILFHNKWFTYGFSIVNAILYLFITLTISRHIEIEVISDARVLLNIGMMLLLFIVALNYFREEHVNYQQQIEEKHKELYVQQLQLMDQKDVLEKNNRSLEVLNQSKEKLFSIIAHDMTSPLGNLRGSLDLLQHKLMTEEEFSNVSAVLVQQVQSLEESLSNLLQWSRSQLNGISVQSSIFLMMPLIIEQIRLFQPVLDKKGLRIINDIDNNITCQADANHFKIIFRNLLTNAIKFSPPGSAIHLYNVIKPGLILISVADSGTGIPEEQLQLLSAGRINISTRGTRNEKGTGVGLLLCKEFIEKNEGQFIIQPNTPSGSIFTVALPHVNTSTQH; from the coding sequence TTGAATATAGTTCTTGCCATCATCCTTTTTCATAATAAATGGTTCACTTATGGCTTTAGTATAGTAAATGCTATACTATATCTATTTATAACTCTTACCATAAGCCGGCATATAGAAATTGAGGTGATATCAGATGCACGCGTTCTGTTGAATATAGGCATGATGCTTCTGCTGTTTATAGTTGCATTGAATTATTTCCGCGAAGAACATGTCAACTACCAGCAACAAATTGAGGAAAAACACAAGGAGTTATATGTACAGCAATTACAGCTGATGGATCAAAAAGATGTGTTGGAAAAAAACAACCGGTCATTAGAAGTGCTTAACCAATCAAAGGAAAAGCTGTTTTCCATTATTGCGCACGACATGACTTCCCCCCTGGGCAACCTGAGAGGTTCTCTTGACTTGTTGCAGCACAAGCTGATGACAGAAGAAGAATTTTCAAATGTATCTGCCGTTCTGGTGCAACAGGTACAAAGTCTTGAAGAAAGCTTAAGCAACCTGTTACAGTGGAGTCGTTCACAATTGAATGGCATTTCTGTTCAGTCCAGCATTTTTTTAATGATGCCTTTAATCATTGAACAAATAAGGTTGTTTCAACCTGTTCTTGACAAAAAAGGCCTTCGCATTATTAACGATATTGACAACAACATCACCTGCCAGGCAGATGCCAATCATTTTAAGATCATTTTCAGAAACCTGCTCACCAATGCAATCAAATTTAGCCCTCCAGGCTCTGCCATTCACCTTTATAATGTAATAAAACCTGGATTGATACTCATTTCGGTTGCAGATTCAGGTACCGGTATTCCTGAGGAGCAACTACAACTATTATCAGCTGGAAGAATCAATATTTCTACACGAGGCACCCGGAATGAGAAAGGAACAGGAGTGGGTTTACTGTTGTGTAAAGAGTTTATAGAGAAAAATGAGGGGCAGTTTATTATTCAGCCCA
- a CDS encoding alpha-ketoacid dehydrogenase subunit alpha/beta, producing the protein MLAVNEIAKAYEIMTIARTMGNLYENNRAICKYVHSTSRGHEAIQIATGLQLLPCDFVSPYYRDDSMLLSIGYTPYELMLQLLAKADDPFSGGRSYYCHPSSKNADKPGIIHQSSATGMQAIPTTGLAQGLRFLEETKSALLRKGPDGEQPIVVCSFGDNSITEGEVSEALQFAALKQLPIIYLVQDNQWGISVSASEARAMSAYEYANGFKGLHKMQVDGSDFIASYLAMKQAVAFVRHKRQPLLVHATVPLLGHHTSGVRKETYRSKDDLATHEKRDPYPPLRKLMLMHGYLEESIVQMDQDTVTMVQDAFEKAIAAPDPDPSTVGKYVFAETPVKEEVGTRVPAGVKEKVMMVDAALHAIEELMTEHPECLLYGQDVGKRLGGVFREAATLGDKFGDTRVFNTAIQEAYIIGSTIGMSALGLKPIVEVQFSDYIYPGLNQLVTEISKSSYLSGGKYPVQMILRVPTGAYGGGGPYHSGSIESTLLSIKGIKVVYPSNAADMKGLMKAAYYDPNPVIMLEHKGLYWSKVPGTEAARTVEPDKDYILPLGKANKVLVASEEKVEDGESVCIITYGMGVYWAKAAAEKFPGQVEIIDLRTLFPLDEELVYSTVKNHGRCLILTEEQQTNSFAEALGYRVTKACFKNLDAPVEVMGALDLPAVPINIALEAAMLPNAEKVEERLRMLLRG; encoded by the coding sequence ATGCTTGCAGTTAATGAAATAGCCAAGGCATACGAAATAATGACTATTGCCCGAACAATGGGTAATCTATATGAGAATAATCGTGCTATATGTAAGTATGTGCATTCTACATCCAGAGGTCATGAAGCTATACAAATAGCTACAGGGTTGCAGTTGTTGCCCTGTGACTTTGTAAGTCCCTACTATAGGGATGATAGTATGCTTTTATCAATAGGGTATACACCTTATGAGTTAATGCTGCAATTATTAGCTAAAGCGGATGATCCTTTTTCAGGAGGGCGTTCCTACTATTGCCATCCCAGTAGTAAAAATGCTGACAAGCCAGGTATCATCCATCAAAGCAGTGCAACAGGTATGCAGGCCATCCCTACAACAGGATTGGCGCAGGGGCTACGGTTTCTGGAAGAAACTAAATCTGCTTTATTAAGGAAAGGGCCTGATGGTGAGCAGCCTATTGTAGTATGTTCTTTTGGAGATAATAGCATTACGGAAGGTGAGGTGAGTGAAGCGCTCCAGTTTGCGGCACTAAAACAATTGCCCATTATTTACCTGGTTCAGGATAACCAATGGGGCATTAGTGTATCAGCATCTGAAGCCAGAGCTATGAGTGCCTATGAATATGCTAATGGTTTTAAAGGATTGCATAAAATGCAGGTAGATGGTAGTGATTTCATTGCCAGTTACCTTGCAATGAAGCAGGCGGTTGCTTTTGTAAGACACAAAAGACAGCCCTTGCTGGTTCACGCTACTGTGCCTTTGTTAGGACATCATACCAGTGGTGTACGAAAAGAAACTTATCGGAGCAAAGATGATCTCGCTACTCATGAAAAACGGGATCCTTATCCCCCGCTGCGAAAATTGATGCTCATGCATGGGTATCTGGAAGAATCTATTGTGCAAATGGATCAGGATACGGTAACAATGGTACAGGATGCTTTTGAAAAGGCTATTGCGGCACCTGATCCGGATCCTTCAACTGTAGGGAAATATGTATTTGCAGAAACTCCGGTAAAGGAGGAAGTGGGAACAAGGGTGCCAGCGGGCGTTAAAGAGAAAGTCATGATGGTAGATGCAGCTTTGCATGCCATTGAAGAGCTGATGACCGAACATCCGGAATGTTTATTATATGGGCAGGATGTTGGTAAAAGGTTAGGTGGCGTTTTTAGAGAAGCAGCTACATTAGGCGATAAGTTTGGTGACACCAGGGTATTTAACACAGCTATACAGGAAGCATACATAATTGGTTCAACTATAGGCATGTCAGCCTTGGGGTTAAAGCCAATTGTGGAAGTGCAATTCTCTGACTATATCTATCCAGGGTTAAACCAATTAGTAACAGAAATTTCCAAATCGTCCTATTTGTCCGGAGGTAAATATCCCGTGCAAATGATTTTAAGGGTTCCTACCGGTGCTTATGGTGGTGGCGGACCTTATCACAGCGGAAGCATTGAATCTACCTTGTTATCTATAAAGGGGATAAAGGTGGTCTATCCTTCTAACGCTGCGGATATGAAAGGATTAATGAAGGCTGCTTATTATGACCCTAATCCGGTAATCATGCTCGAACATAAAGGTTTATACTGGAGCAAAGTTCCGGGAACTGAAGCGGCACGTACTGTAGAGCCAGATAAAGATTATATACTTCCGCTGGGAAAAGCTAATAAAGTATTGGTAGCTTCTGAAGAGAAAGTTGAGGACGGGGAATCTGTCTGTATCATTACTTATGGAATGGGAGTCTACTGGGCTAAAGCTGCAGCGGAGAAATTTCCGGGTCAGGTTGAAATTATTGATTTACGAACATTATTTCCATTAGATGAAGAGCTTGTTTATTCAACGGTAAAGAATCATGGACGTTGTTTAATTCTAACAGAGGAGCAACAGACAAACTCATTTGCAGAAGCACTGGGTTATAGAGTTACCAAGGCCTGTTTCAAAAATCTGGATGCTCCTGTAGAAGTGATGGGCGCGTTAGATTTGCCAGCAGTTCCCATTAATATCGCTTTAGAAGCAGCCATGTTACCTAATGCCGAAAAAGTAGAAGAGAGACTAAGAATGTTATTAAGAGGATAA